In a single window of the bacterium genome:
- a CDS encoding polysaccharide deacetylase family protein: MTHRFALTVDVEEWFMVENLRPACPISSWPNLESRVVPATERVLAILREEGVGRATFFVVGQVAERYPDLVKRIAGEGFEIASHSMDHISNFEHDEERVRWNLAESKRVLERIAGAEIAGYRAPSFSIDDRVVRIARECGYRYDASYNDTSGHDRYGRADFSAFDRIAPGILRDADGFTELGVANLPFAGKRVGWGGGGYFRLIPGPIYNAGMHRVLDAFGHAVFYCHPWEFDPAQPRVSGISAGARFRHYNNLAKMEPRLRALIRDLKLRGVEFVTAGELAEAAG, encoded by the coding sequence ATGACGCACCGTTTCGCCCTCACCGTCGATGTCGAGGAATGGTTCATGGTCGAGAACCTGCGCCCGGCATGCCCGATCTCGTCGTGGCCGAACCTCGAATCGCGCGTCGTGCCGGCGACGGAGCGCGTGCTCGCGATCCTGCGTGAGGAAGGCGTCGGCCGCGCGACGTTTTTTGTGGTCGGGCAGGTGGCCGAACGCTATCCCGATCTCGTCAAACGCATTGCGGGCGAGGGATTTGAGATCGCGTCGCACAGCATGGATCACATCTCGAATTTCGAGCACGACGAGGAGCGCGTGCGCTGGAATCTCGCCGAAAGCAAACGCGTGCTCGAACGGATCGCGGGCGCCGAAATCGCGGGCTATCGAGCGCCGAGTTTTTCGATCGACGACCGCGTCGTGCGTATCGCTCGCGAATGCGGTTATCGCTACGACGCGTCATACAACGACACGAGCGGACACGACCGCTACGGCCGAGCGGACTTTTCGGCGTTCGATCGGATCGCGCCGGGCATCCTTCGCGACGCGGACGGTTTCACCGAGCTTGGCGTCGCGAACCTGCCGTTCGCGGGAAAGCGCGTGGGGTGGGGCGGCGGCGGATACTTTCGCCTGATCCCCGGCCCGATCTACAACGCGGGTATGCACCGCGTTCTCGACGCCTTCGGCCACGCGGTTTTCTACTGCCACCCGTGGGAGTTTGATCCTGCCCAGCCGCGCGTGTCGGGCATCTCCGCCGGCGCGCGATTTCGCCACTACAACAACCTCGCGAAGATGGAGCCGCGCCTGCGCGCGTTGATTCGCGATCTCAAATTGCGCGGCGTGGAGTTCGTGACCGCGGGGGAACTGGCGGAGGCGGCCGGCTGA
- a CDS encoding thioredoxin domain-containing protein, whose product MTQSPPGVPPYADGLMRDLLAAYAARGAAWAPRTRHLLDDGRAKYVNRLVLETSPYLLQHAHNPVNWYAWGDEAFEEAKARNVPVLLSIGYSTCHWCHVMEHESFEDEQVAAFLNERYVPIKVDREERPDVDAIYMNAVQMLTGHGGWPMTVWLTHDRKPYYGGTYFPARDGDRGSPVGFLSLLDRLSQAFHEQPDRVASSAARVAEAIRANLSQRQTGDAPTLDAVHEAMRYYTANYDDMYGGMAGSPKFPSSLPVRLFLRYVRLTNKPEYREMAANTLRRMAAGGMYDHVAGGFHRYSVDEAWLVPHFEKMLYDNALLLAAYLEGWQTTGDPDFERVAREIVQYVARDMTSPEGAFYSATDADSVTPDGHMEEGWFFTWTPDELADALGGERAGIVSRYYAVTPHGNFEGRNILNTPRPIGEVARELSMDAGELRRVIDEAREWLLAVRAGRPAPLRDEKILASWNGLMIQALARAGLVLDDPDAIARATRAADFVLSEMRRDGRLFHTWKDGRARHRAYLDDYAFMIAGLLSLFEATGDVRWFTQATALQTTLDGHYADEAGGYFMTANDHEALLAREKPAYDGAEPSGNSIACQNLLRLHAYTADDAYRARADKLLSAFSPVLERAPVALSEMLIAIDFRHAATREVVLVRPADGDVEPFLEVVRENFLPHVVLAVVPEGDGAKDDTPAQAVPITAGKTPLGGAGTAYVCRQGACERPATDTATFREQLGIARHDAK is encoded by the coding sequence ATGACGCAATCCCCTCCAGGCGTTCCACCTTACGCGGACGGCCTGATGCGCGACCTGCTCGCCGCGTACGCCGCCAGGGGCGCGGCTTGGGCGCCGCGCACGCGGCACCTTCTCGACGACGGCCGCGCGAAATACGTGAACCGGCTCGTCCTCGAGACGAGCCCTTACCTGCTCCAGCACGCGCACAACCCGGTGAACTGGTACGCCTGGGGCGACGAGGCTTTTGAGGAGGCCAAGGCCCGCAACGTGCCGGTCCTGCTTTCCATCGGCTATTCGACCTGTCACTGGTGCCACGTCATGGAGCACGAGTCGTTCGAGGATGAGCAAGTCGCGGCGTTTCTCAACGAGCGCTACGTGCCGATCAAGGTCGATCGCGAGGAGCGCCCGGACGTGGACGCGATCTACATGAACGCGGTGCAGATGCTGACCGGGCACGGCGGCTGGCCGATGACCGTCTGGCTGACGCACGATCGCAAGCCGTACTACGGCGGCACGTATTTTCCCGCGCGCGACGGCGATCGCGGCTCCCCCGTCGGGTTTCTGTCGCTGCTCGATCGATTGTCCCAGGCCTTTCACGAGCAGCCCGATCGCGTCGCCAGTTCGGCCGCGCGCGTTGCCGAGGCCATACGCGCGAATCTCTCGCAGCGGCAGACCGGCGACGCCCCGACGCTCGACGCCGTGCACGAGGCAATGCGTTATTACACCGCGAATTACGACGACATGTACGGCGGCATGGCCGGGTCGCCGAAATTTCCGAGCAGCCTGCCGGTGCGGCTGTTCTTGCGCTACGTCCGCCTGACGAACAAGCCCGAATACCGCGAAATGGCCGCGAACACGCTGCGCCGGATGGCCGCGGGCGGCATGTACGACCACGTCGCCGGCGGATTCCACCGCTATTCCGTGGACGAGGCGTGGCTCGTGCCGCACTTCGAGAAAATGCTCTACGACAACGCGCTGCTGCTCGCGGCGTACCTCGAGGGCTGGCAAACCACGGGCGATCCGGATTTCGAGCGCGTCGCGCGCGAGATTGTCCAATATGTCGCGCGCGACATGACCTCGCCCGAGGGCGCTTTCTATTCCGCGACCGACGCCGACAGCGTCACGCCCGACGGCCACATGGAGGAAGGCTGGTTTTTCACGTGGACGCCCGATGAATTGGCCGACGCGCTCGGCGGCGAGCGCGCCGGAATCGTCAGCCGCTATTACGCGGTGACGCCGCACGGCAACTTCGAGGGACGCAATATCCTTAACACGCCGCGTCCGATCGGCGAGGTGGCGCGCGAATTGTCGATGGACGCGGGTGAGCTGCGCCGCGTCATCGACGAGGCGCGCGAATGGCTCCTGGCCGTGCGCGCGGGGCGCCCCGCGCCGCTGCGCGACGAGAAGATCCTCGCGTCGTGGAACGGCCTCATGATTCAGGCCCTCGCGCGGGCGGGTCTCGTGCTCGACGACCCCGACGCCATCGCCCGCGCGACTCGCGCCGCCGATTTCGTGTTGTCCGAAATGCGCCGCGACGGCCGCCTTTTCCACACCTGGAAGGACGGCCGCGCGCGGCATCGGGCGTACCTGGACGACTACGCCTTCATGATCGCGGGCCTGCTTTCACTTTTCGAGGCGACCGGGGATGTGCGTTGGTTCACCCAGGCCACGGCGTTACAGACCACGCTCGATGGACATTACGCCGACGAGGCGGGAGGGTATTTCATGACCGCGAACGATCACGAGGCGCTGCTTGCGCGCGAGAAACCCGCCTACGACGGCGCCGAGCCGTCCGGCAATTCCATCGCCTGCCAGAACCTTCTGCGATTGCACGCCTACACGGCCGACGACGCCTACCGCGCGCGCGCGGACAAGTTGTTGAGCGCGTTTTCTCCCGTCCTCGAGCGCGCGCCGGTCGCCCTGTCGGAGATGCTGATCGCCATCGACTTTCGTCACGCCGCGACGCGCGAGGTCGTGCTGGTGCGTCCCGCCGACGGCGACGTCGAACCGTTTCTGGAGGTCGTTCGCGAAAATTTCCTGCCGCACGTCGTCCTGGCCGTCGTACCCGAAGGCGACGGGGCTAAGGATGATACGCCCGCGCAAGCCGTTCCGATCACCGCGGGCAAGACGCCGCTTGGCGGGGCGGGCACCGCTTATGTCTGCCGGCAGGGCGCGTGCGAGCGGCCGGCGACGGACACCGCGACCTTTCGCGAACAGCTTGGCATCGCGCGCCATGACGCGAAGTAA
- a CDS encoding NTP transferase domain-containing protein, with protein MKGIILAGGTATRMRPLTDITNKHLLPVGRVPMIYHPIAKFKRAGITDILVVTGRDHMGHMVQQLGSGHQFGLEFTFRVQDRPGGIAQALGLARGFAAGDAVAVHLGDNIFEDDIAPFADDFRAGDAHGAMIFVKEVDDPERFGVATIEGDRVTGIEEKPANPRSNLAVTGLYFYDATVFDVVPTLVPSRRGELEITDVNNHYIRRGEMRLARVSGFWSDAGTFESWHRANAVAFSMDFGDLFEKE; from the coding sequence ATGAAGGGCATCATTCTGGCCGGCGGGACCGCGACGCGGATGCGCCCGCTGACCGACATCACGAACAAGCACCTTTTGCCCGTCGGGCGCGTGCCGATGATTTACCACCCCATCGCCAAATTTAAGCGCGCGGGGATCACGGACATCCTCGTCGTCACCGGCCGCGACCACATGGGGCACATGGTTCAGCAGCTCGGCTCGGGCCACCAGTTCGGCCTGGAATTCACGTTTCGCGTGCAGGACCGGCCCGGCGGTATCGCCCAGGCTTTGGGCCTTGCGCGCGGGTTTGCCGCGGGCGACGCCGTGGCCGTGCACCTTGGCGACAACATCTTCGAGGACGACATCGCGCCGTTCGCCGACGATTTCCGCGCCGGCGACGCCCACGGCGCGATGATCTTCGTCAAGGAAGTGGACGATCCGGAGCGCTTCGGCGTCGCGACGATCGAAGGCGACCGCGTCACCGGCATCGAGGAAAAACCCGCGAACCCCCGATCGAATCTCGCGGTGACGGGACTGTATTTTTACGACGCCACGGTGTTTGATGTCGTGCCGACGCTTGTGCCGTCCCGGCGCGGCGAACTTGAAATCACGGACGTGAACAACCACTACATCCGCCGCGGCGAGATGCGCCTGGCCCGCGTGTCCGGATTCTGGTCGGACGCGGGCACGTTCGAATCGTGGCACCGCGCCAACGCGGTGGCCTTTTCCATGGACTTCGGCGACCTGTTCGAGAAGGAATGA
- a CDS encoding redoxin domain-containing protein produces the protein MFVVAGCAEKGLADVRVGDAAPAFSLTGIDGKTHALDAYKGKVVVLEWTNPGCPFIVRHAKEKTMPTLAENHPDVVFLAVNSTKADHGDYLEPAEYKKWLDENGDATTTLYDKDGTVGKSYGAKTTPHMFVIDEKGKVIYAGAMDDNASPRKKDGVTNYIDKALAAHKAGKTPDPAQTKAYGCGVKY, from the coding sequence ATGTTCGTCGTCGCGGGCTGTGCCGAAAAGGGGTTGGCGGATGTCAGAGTCGGGGACGCCGCGCCCGCGTTTTCGCTGACGGGCATCGACGGCAAGACGCACGCGCTTGACGCGTACAAGGGCAAGGTCGTCGTGCTCGAATGGACGAATCCAGGCTGCCCGTTCATCGTCCGGCACGCGAAGGAAAAGACGATGCCGACGCTTGCGGAAAATCACCCCGACGTCGTGTTCCTCGCGGTCAACAGCACGAAGGCCGATCACGGCGATTACCTCGAGCCCGCGGAATACAAAAAATGGCTCGACGAAAACGGCGACGCGACGACGACGCTCTACGACAAGGACGGAACGGTCGGAAAGAGCTACGGCGCGAAAACGACGCCCCACATGTTCGTTATCGACGAAAAGGGCAAGGTGATTTATGCCGGCGCGATGGACGACAACGCGAGCCCGCGCAAGAAGGATGGCGTCACCAACTACATCGACAAGGCGCTCGCCGCGCACAAGGCCGGCAAGACGCCCGACCCGGCGCAGACCAAGGCGTACGGCTGCGGCGTGAAGTACTGA
- a CDS encoding superoxide dismutase produces MPTRRNVLAASAAALGGLALFDRRSALADKPSLQKVALPGAGYVADGKHELPPLPYAYDALEPHIDAKTMQLHHDIHHKGYVDGLNEAEQALAKARDAGDAGAIGKAELALAFHGSGHANHTTFWNNMKPADAKKGAPEGALANAIARDFGSLDKMKTHLTAAAGKVEGNGWGMLAYHPLFRKLYVLSVHNHQNTSVVGAIPILVVDVWEHAYYLKYQNKRGDYIKAWWNVVDFADVEARYAAAARI; encoded by the coding sequence ATGCCGACGCGACGAAACGTATTGGCGGCATCCGCGGCCGCCCTTGGCGGGCTGGCGCTATTCGACCGGCGATCCGCCTTGGCCGACAAGCCGAGTCTGCAAAAGGTGGCGCTGCCCGGCGCCGGTTACGTTGCCGACGGCAAACACGAGCTGCCGCCGCTGCCGTACGCCTACGACGCGCTTGAACCGCACATCGACGCCAAAACGATGCAGCTCCATCACGACATCCACCACAAGGGCTACGTGGACGGCCTGAACGAGGCGGAACAGGCGCTGGCAAAGGCGCGCGACGCCGGCGACGCCGGCGCGATCGGCAAGGCGGAATTGGCGCTGGCATTTCACGGCAGCGGCCACGCCAATCACACGACGTTCTGGAACAACATGAAGCCGGCGGACGCGAAAAAGGGCGCGCCCGAAGGGGCGCTCGCCAATGCGATCGCGCGCGATTTCGGCTCGCTCGACAAAATGAAAACGCACCTGACCGCCGCGGCGGGAAAGGTCGAGGGTAACGGCTGGGGGATGCTGGCGTATCACCCCCTGTTTCGGAAGCTCTACGTTCTTTCGGTCCACAATCACCAGAACACGTCGGTCGTCGGAGCGATCCCGATTCTTGTCGTCGATGTCTGGGAGCACGCGTATTACCTGAAGTACCAAAACAAGCGCGGCGACTACATCAAGGCGTGGTGGAACGTCGTGGATTTCGCGGACGTCGAGGCGCGCTACGCCGCGGCGGCGCGCATTTGA
- the rfbB gene encoding dTDP-glucose 4,6-dehydratase produces the protein MAARRILVTGAAGFIGANFVRELLGADPEAFVVGLDALTYAGNLENLAGLPDDRFRFEKADIRDRDRLDALFAQDRYTHVVNFAAESHVDRSIAGPEIFVDVNVRGTLTLLEAVRRHGGARFVQIGTDEVYGSLGPEGAFTEDSPIRPSSPYSASKAGADHIALAYHVTFGMDVLVTRCSNNYGPYQFPEKLIPLMILNGLRGEPLPVYGDGKNVRDWIHVRDHARAILSVIERGRAGEVYNIGAKNEWANIDIVHLVCDIVDETRGNAPGTSRKLIRFVKDRPGHDRRYAIDSAKLAREIGHEASIDFPAGIRETVAWYVENESWWTRILSGEYRRYYDAMYKDRGAADA, from the coding sequence ATGGCCGCCCGGCGTATCCTCGTCACCGGCGCGGCCGGTTTCATCGGCGCAAATTTCGTTCGCGAACTGCTCGGCGCCGACCCCGAAGCGTTTGTCGTGGGGCTGGACGCGCTGACGTATGCCGGCAACCTGGAAAACCTCGCCGGCCTGCCGGACGACCGCTTCCGGTTCGAGAAGGCGGATATCCGCGACCGCGATCGGCTCGACGCCCTTTTCGCGCAAGACCGCTACACGCACGTCGTCAACTTCGCGGCGGAAAGCCACGTCGATCGTTCGATCGCCGGGCCGGAGATCTTCGTCGACGTCAACGTGCGCGGCACGCTGACGCTTCTGGAAGCCGTACGGCGTCACGGCGGCGCGCGCTTCGTGCAGATCGGCACCGACGAGGTGTACGGCTCGCTCGGCCCCGAGGGCGCGTTCACCGAGGACAGCCCGATCAGGCCGAGCAGCCCCTACTCCGCGTCGAAGGCCGGCGCCGACCACATCGCGCTCGCGTATCACGTGACGTTCGGGATGGACGTTCTTGTGACGCGGTGCTCGAACAATTACGGGCCGTATCAATTTCCCGAAAAGCTCATCCCGCTGATGATCCTGAACGGCCTGCGCGGCGAGCCGCTGCCCGTGTACGGCGACGGCAAAAACGTGCGCGACTGGATCCACGTGCGCGATCACGCGCGCGCGATTCTCTCCGTCATCGAACGCGGGCGCGCGGGCGAGGTTTACAATATCGGCGCGAAAAACGAATGGGCGAATATCGATATCGTGCATCTGGTTTGCGACATCGTGGACGAAACGCGCGGTAACGCGCCGGGCACGAGCCGAAAGCTCATCCGTTTCGTGAAGGACCGTCCGGGGCACGACCGCCGCTACGCGATCGATTCGGCGAAGCTCGCGCGCGAGATCGGCCACGAGGCTTCGATCGATTTTCCGGCGGGAATTCGCGAGACGGTGGCGTGGTACGTCGAAAACGAATCGTGGTGGACGCGCATCCTCTCCGGCGAATACAGGCGTTACTACGACGCGATGTACAAGGATCGCGGCGCGGCGGACGCGTAG
- a CDS encoding acyltransferase family protein yields the protein MATSTLEKERREQQNGARRPASDVKPGDAARKPSIERLVGDYERLSPEDRARVRRLILRRAGEEEAVARAVKPAESVDIAAPKSTDDFELPSEQFFAFLRNVWKAVEKYVPYDSYRDGDEDRLDLVREEVLHALEPLEWVLKTYFRYEVNGLEHIPRKGRAIIVSNHGLLPVDGWFLFYEIWRHRGRWGRGLTDWRIYRLPWLRQLFMDMGMVVGSHENGDRLLQDENLIFIMPGGSKEAWKSSKYRYRLLWRGRTGFVRLALRNRAPIIPSANVGTDDTYRVFFDGYTTAYQLFRTKKVLLPISVPVGLGLFPLPVKMTQYVGEPIHLPYPPEAENDPAIVEECQEIVKAKVYELIDIGLRERQERSLGHIVRGR from the coding sequence TTGGCGACCTCCACGCTGGAAAAGGAACGGCGCGAACAGCAAAACGGAGCCCGGCGCCCCGCGAGCGATGTTAAGCCAGGAGACGCCGCGCGCAAACCGTCGATCGAACGGCTGGTCGGCGACTATGAGCGCCTCTCGCCGGAGGACCGCGCGCGGGTCCGCCGGCTGATCTTGCGTCGCGCGGGCGAGGAAGAGGCGGTTGCGCGCGCCGTTAAGCCGGCCGAAAGCGTCGATATCGCCGCACCCAAAAGCACGGACGATTTCGAATTGCCCTCCGAGCAGTTCTTCGCGTTTTTGCGCAATGTCTGGAAAGCGGTGGAAAAATACGTTCCGTACGACAGCTATCGCGACGGCGACGAAGATCGCCTCGACCTTGTGCGCGAGGAGGTGTTGCACGCGCTCGAACCGCTCGAGTGGGTGCTGAAAACCTATTTCCGCTACGAGGTCAACGGCCTTGAACACATCCCCCGCAAGGGCCGTGCGATCATCGTATCGAATCACGGCCTTCTGCCGGTGGACGGTTGGTTTTTGTTCTACGAAATCTGGCGGCATCGCGGCCGTTGGGGACGCGGCCTGACGGACTGGCGCATCTATCGCCTGCCGTGGCTGCGCCAACTTTTCATGGATATGGGGATGGTGGTCGGCAGCCACGAAAACGGCGATCGCCTGCTGCAAGACGAGAACCTCATCTTCATCATGCCCGGCGGGTCGAAGGAGGCGTGGAAATCCTCGAAATACCGCTACCGGCTTTTGTGGCGCGGGCGCACAGGCTTTGTCCGCCTGGCGCTTCGCAACCGCGCGCCGATCATCCCGTCCGCGAACGTGGGCACGGACGACACCTACCGCGTTTTTTTCGACGGCTACACCACCGCCTACCAATTGTTCCGCACGAAGAAGGTGTTGCTGCCGATCAGCGTGCCGGTCGGACTCGGCCTGTTCCCGCTACCCGTCAAAATGACGCAATACGTGGGCGAGCCGATCCATCTTCCGTATCCGCCGGAAGCCGAAAATGACCCCGCCATCGTCGAGGAGTGTCAGGAAATCGTGAAGGCGAAGGTCTACGAGTTGATCGATATCGGCCTGCGCGAAAGGCAGGAGCGCTCGCTCGGGCACATCGTTCGCGGCCGATAG
- a CDS encoding aldo/keto reductase: MPAFLSRVTLGRSGLSVGPLGIAGGYGVGYRGLFKAFDAGVNYWYHGSRRAGGMSAAIRDLCAAGHRSDLVIVLQSYSRSGALLTATTQFGMKRLAIEQLDVLLLGWFDRPPPARVLDAARDLREKGLVRHIAISSHNRPRFLEYAGIDDIDILHVRYNAAHTGAENEVFSHLPAPRPGVVSYTNTRWGHLLKSRLMPDGETPMRGRDCYRFAMSHPSVDVAIAGPSNADELDEALAALVEGPILPDEEERFRRIGSHVRAHGPVRTRPFWSGA; this comes from the coding sequence GTGCCTGCCTTTCTGTCACGCGTGACGCTCGGTCGCTCGGGGTTGTCGGTCGGTCCGCTCGGCATCGCCGGCGGATACGGCGTCGGCTATCGCGGCCTGTTCAAAGCTTTTGATGCCGGCGTCAATTACTGGTACCACGGATCGAGGCGCGCCGGCGGCATGTCCGCCGCCATCCGCGACCTGTGTGCCGCGGGCCATCGTAGCGACCTCGTCATCGTCCTGCAAAGCTATTCGCGATCGGGCGCGCTTTTGACCGCGACGACGCAGTTTGGCATGAAGCGGCTCGCGATCGAACAGCTCGACGTGCTTTTGCTCGGCTGGTTTGACCGGCCGCCGCCGGCGCGGGTGCTCGACGCGGCGCGCGATCTTCGCGAAAAGGGGCTCGTCCGGCACATCGCGATCTCCTCGCACAACCGGCCTCGCTTTCTCGAATACGCGGGAATCGACGACATCGACATCCTGCACGTGCGCTACAACGCCGCGCACACCGGCGCGGAAAACGAGGTGTTTTCGCATCTTCCCGCGCCGCGCCCCGGCGTCGTTTCGTACACGAACACGCGCTGGGGGCATCTGCTGAAATCAAGGTTGATGCCCGACGGCGAAACGCCGATGCGCGGGCGCGACTGCTACCGCTTCGCGATGAGCCATCCTTCGGTCGATGTGGCGATCGCGGGTCCGTCGAACGCCGACGAGCTCGACGAGGCGCTGGCCGCCCTTGTCGAGGGGCCGATCCTGCCGGACGAAGAGGAGCGATTCCGGCGGATCGGAAGCCACGTGCGCGCGCACGGCCCGGTGCGCACGCGCCCTTTCTGGAGCGGCGCCTAG
- a CDS encoding SDR family oxidoreductase, producing the protein MRAAGRPSRVVVVTGAGSGIGLAATRMLAGAGYRVAAVVRKNDDAIALAAIENVTPFLADLALADQVDRLVREIRERMGDPNVLVNNAGFGARSAIEETPPATIREMFEVNTFAAIALVQAFCPAMRAAGEGLIVNVSSVTGVLSSPFGGIYAATKHAMEAWSDALRMELSPFGVRVVLIEPGPVATRFFKTARHHSEPVLMNPGSPYGAAYSKTLDMIANINKDAVTPESIARLILDLVNGRRPRARYRRHLLSRIAPFLVFLMPRAILDRVLQKSVGLR; encoded by the coding sequence ATGAGGGCGGCGGGCCGGCCATCGCGCGTTGTCGTCGTCACCGGCGCGGGCAGCGGCATCGGCCTTGCCGCGACGCGGATGCTCGCGGGCGCGGGGTATCGCGTGGCCGCGGTCGTACGCAAAAACGACGACGCCATTGCGCTCGCCGCCATCGAAAACGTCACGCCGTTTCTGGCGGATCTCGCGCTCGCGGACCAGGTCGATCGCCTCGTCCGGGAAATTCGCGAACGGATGGGCGATCCGAACGTGCTCGTCAACAACGCGGGATTCGGCGCGCGCTCGGCGATCGAGGAGACGCCGCCGGCGACGATCCGCGAGATGTTCGAGGTCAACACCTTCGCGGCCATCGCGCTCGTGCAGGCGTTCTGTCCGGCGATGCGCGCCGCCGGGGAAGGGCTCATCGTCAACGTCAGCAGCGTGACGGGCGTGCTTTCCTCGCCGTTCGGCGGTATCTACGCGGCGACCAAACACGCGATGGAGGCGTGGAGCGACGCGTTGCGCATGGAACTTTCGCCGTTCGGCGTGCGCGTCGTGTTGATCGAACCCGGGCCGGTCGCGACGCGGTTTTTCAAGACGGCGCGGCATCATTCGGAACCGGTCCTGATGAATCCCGGCTCTCCCTACGGGGCGGCTTATTCGAAGACGCTCGACATGATCGCGAACATCAACAAGGACGCCGTCACGCCCGAATCCATCGCGCGGCTGATTCTCGATCTGGTAAACGGCCGTCGCCCGCGCGCGCGGTATCGGCGTCACCTGCTTTCGCGCATCGCGCCGTTTCTTGTTTTTCTGATGCCGCGCGCGATCCTCGACCGCGTGTTGCAAAAATCCGTCGGTCTGCGCTAG
- a CDS encoding CDGSH iron-sulfur domain-containing protein encodes MADPRIAERFPAVLELEPGTYKWCACGDSQNQPFCDGSHRGTEFSPRVVELTEKKRVALCQCKHSGNKPYCDGTHASLGGDGAS; translated from the coding sequence ATGGCAGACCCCAGGATCGCCGAACGATTCCCGGCCGTTCTTGAGCTGGAACCCGGCACGTACAAATGGTGCGCGTGCGGGGATTCGCAAAATCAGCCGTTTTGCGACGGATCGCATCGAGGCACGGAGTTTTCGCCGCGCGTTGTCGAACTGACGGAGAAAAAGCGCGTCGCCCTGTGCCAGTGCAAGCACAGCGGCAACAAGCCGTACTGCGACGGAACGCACGCGTCGCTCGGGGGTGACGGAGCGTCCTAG
- a CDS encoding dTDP-4-dehydrorhamnose 3,5-epimerase family protein, translating to MIHGVKVKPLRVIPDERGRLMEILRVDDDIFEKFGQVYMTTAYPGVVKAWHYHHLQTDHFAVVRGMMKLVLWDGRDPALGHGYQGETSPTANMVNEFFLGVHNPMLVKIPALVMHGFKAVGDEEAIVINTPTMPYRYDDPDEFRIDPHDGGIPYDWSRKDG from the coding sequence CTGATCCACGGCGTAAAAGTCAAACCGCTCCGCGTCATCCCCGACGAACGCGGGCGGCTGATGGAAATCCTTCGCGTCGACGACGATATCTTCGAGAAATTCGGCCAGGTGTACATGACGACCGCCTACCCCGGCGTCGTGAAAGCGTGGCACTACCACCACCTGCAAACGGACCACTTCGCCGTCGTGCGCGGGATGATGAAGCTCGTGCTGTGGGACGGGCGCGATCCCGCGCTCGGACACGGATACCAGGGGGAAACGTCGCCGACCGCGAACATGGTGAACGAGTTTTTTCTCGGCGTGCACAATCCCATGCTCGTGAAGATCCCCGCGCTCGTCATGCACGGCTTCAAGGCCGTCGGCGACGAAGAGGCCATCGTCATCAACACGCCGACGATGCCCTATCGCTACGACGATCCCGACGAGTTCCGCATCGATCCGCATGATGGCGGCATCCCGTACGACTGGTCGCGGAAAGACGGCTAG
- a CDS encoding protein-L-isoaspartate(D-aspartate) O-methyltransferase: MPSDPHRNHRRRLIVLVVILVALLAVSAFAGGYDDARERMVKTTIADRGVTDERVLAAMRKVPRHEFVPPALRPIAYTDTALPIARGQTISQPYIVAFMTEAARIGPKDKVLEIGTGSGYQAAVLAEVAREVYSIEILCDLAESAQKTLKRIGYGRVKVKCGDGFRGWPENAPFDAILVTAAPKEVPRPLIEQLAEGGRLVIPVGESFQNLARYVKRKGDFVREDLLPVRFVPMTGPGTGVPTPTAP, encoded by the coding sequence ATGCCTTCCGATCCGCATCGCAACCACCGCCGCCGCCTGATCGTCCTTGTCGTTATCCTTGTCGCGCTTCTTGCCGTGTCCGCCTTCGCCGGCGGATACGACGACGCGCGCGAACGGATGGTGAAAACGACGATCGCGGATCGCGGCGTCACGGACGAGCGCGTCCTCGCCGCGATGCGCAAGGTGCCGCGTCACGAGTTCGTTCCCCCGGCGCTGCGCCCGATCGCCTACACCGACACGGCCTTGCCGATCGCGCGCGGGCAGACGATCAGCCAGCCGTACATCGTCGCGTTCATGACCGAGGCCGCGAGGATCGGGCCGAAGGACAAGGTGCTCGAGATCGGAACCGGCTCCGGATATCAGGCCGCGGTGCTCGCCGAGGTTGCGCGCGAGGTCTACTCGATCGAGATTCTCTGCGACCTTGCCGAAAGCGCGCAGAAAACGCTGAAGCGCATCGGTTATGGCCGGGTGAAGGTGAAGTGCGGGGACGGCTTTCGGGGATGGCCGGAGAATGCGCCGTTCGACGCGATCCTCGTGACCGCCGCGCCAAAGGAAGTTCCCAGGCCGCTCATCGAACAGCTCGCCGAGGGAGGCCGCCTTGTAATTCCCGTGGGCGAGTCATTCCAGAACCTGGCGCGATACGTCAAACGCAAGGGCGATTTCGTGCGCGAAGATCTGCTGCCCGTGCGTTTCGTGCCGATGACCGGGCCGGGCACCGGCGTGCCGACGCCAACCGCGCCATGA